Part of the Leptolyngbya sp. BL0902 genome, CCGTTGGCCTTGGCGATGGGCCATACCTCATCATAGAGCTGCTGGATCCATTCCTTCGCTATTAAGGAACGGCCATCTTCCCAGTGGCGTAGTTCGGCCTCTAGGCTGTGCTTGGCGGCGGCCATTTCGTTGGCATCGCTAAGCTGCACGAGGTCACGGTTGCGGCTCTCGGCGGGGAAATGGCTCATCACCAAGGGATCCAAGTCAGGATTTTGAATCAGTTGCATCAAACGCGCCTCTAGCAATGCCGTGACCGCGAGCAGGCCAATGGGGTCGCTGATCAGGTCGCAAATCCGCAGTTCTAGGCGGTTGAGGTTGTAGGGACGGCGATCTCCGTTGGGCCGCACGGCTGACCACAGATGGCGGACGTTCTGCATGGTGCCTGCCGCCAGTTGTTTTTCCATCCAGTGGATATGGTGGGCGTGGCTTTCAAAGAGGGGGACATGGTTGGGGGTTTTTGGGAAAACCTGCCAGCGGCTAGAGTGGGAACCCGTGGCTTCCCCATTCAAAAATGGCGAGGAGGCCGTGAGCGCCAGGTATAGCGGTGCTTCCACTCGCACCAGGCGACAGGCCCGCATCAGGGTTTCGGGATCGGAGATGCCGATGTTGATGTGAATGCTGGCGGTGACGACGGTGGTGCCGTAGGTTTGCTCGATGTAGCTGTGGTAGGGGTTGCTGAGGTCGGAGCGGAAGAAGCGATCCGTGGGGCCGAGGGCCAGGGTGCTGCCGGGGATGAGGGTGTAGTCGCCTAGACCGCGTAGATACTTTCGTAGTTCATGGCGGGGGCGCACCAGTTCGCAGAGGAGTTTCTCGTACTGGCAGAGGGGTGGGGTGGTGTATTCCACGTTGCGGCTGTCGGGCTCGCGCACAAAGCCGTTGAGGTCGGCCACAATGCGGTCGGATAGTCCGACGATTTCCCCGCTGGGGGTACCCGTGTACATTTCTACTTCAAAGCCTTTGGACAGCAACACGGCAACCCCCGCAATTTAAGTTTCAAATTTTCTCTATATATAAATAGTATCGGTCGTGCGCTGCCGCCGAAGGGCGTTTATGATCGTCGGCTATCCGCACACCTAGCCTAGGCCACTGTGCTCAGTCCAGGGAGGACTACAGCAAATTAGCTCCCGATTTCGGACGATAGACGCTTTCGGGACATGGGTGACTCCATGGCCCGAGTCCTTCCTGACTTAGGGAGGTGGTCGCCTACAGGGTGGTGAGATCAATGGGGCGATTGGCGGCAAAGGCACGGGCGATGGTGTCGCAGCGTTCGTTGCCCACGTTACCTGAATGGCCTCGCACGTATACCCATTGCAGGGGTTTGTCTAGGGTTTGGTTGACCTCGGTGGTCACTTGGTCGAGCTGCTCCCACAGGTCGCGGTTGAGAACGGGCTTTTTGGCGGAATTCACCCAGCCTCGGCGCTTCCATCCAGCGATCCATTGGGTGATGCCCTTCAGGACGTACTCGCTGTCGGTGTAGATGGCGGCGGGTGCCGTTTGGCCACTATCGCGCAGCCAGGTGAGTCCAGCGATGGCCGCCTGCATTTCCATACGGTTGTTGGTGGTTTGGCGAGTGCCACCCCCCATTTCGTGGATGCCGCCATCGGCAAAATACAGTACCGTGCCCCAGCCCCCTGGTCCCGGATTGCCGGAACAGGCCCCATCGGTATAAATTTTTTCAACCACCGCCATCGTGTTATTACAACTCCTCAATACGGGGGATGTTGACCCCACAAAAACTTCACCCTACCCCAGTGCGGAATGGGCCGAGTTTAGGGCACATTAGAAGTAATACCCCAATCCTTCCCAAGGATAAACCGCTAAGGTCATGGGTAGGGTGCGTCGCCTAAGATTCCCTGTTACCTCCTTTGCCGCCCAGGTAAGCCCATGCTGCTACGCGAACTTGAGGCCTTTGAAGCCTGCTGGCTAGACTTGAAAGACCAATACCCAACCAGCCGTGACGATAACACCCTCATTGCCCACGCGATGGGGCAAATTGTGGACTTGGTGGAAAAACCTGACCAAGTGGAGCGCAACCTGCCTGAACACCTCAAGATTTTATTTCGGCGGCTGGCGATTGCCTATTTTCAGGGATATATTGCTCACCAGGCCCAGCCCAAGCCCACCCAGGCGGTGCTCAAGCCTCTGGCTATGGCTACTCCGGCCCGGGTGGATACCGCCGTCCAAACCCCGCTTGAACCGATAGCACAACCCGATCACCAACAAAAACAGGACATTTCTGCTGCGGTGGAGCAGGTGCGCCAGTTGGCCAATCAAGCCCAAGCTCGTCTGCGAAAGGCTAAGGTGAGCCGCGACTGCCCCGTTCCTAATGGCTGTAGCATCGAGGAAATGGAGACCCTGATTGTAGACTTCCCAGATCACTGGCATACCAACGCCTAGCGTCCTTGCCCCTAGCTGTGGCCCAAGGTTGGATAGGCAGGGTATCTTAGTGCTATGGCCTACGAACCCCTGCACCACAAGTATCGTCCCCAGCGGTTTAACCAACTGGTGGGCCAAACGGCCATTGCCACCACGCTGACCAATGCCCTGAATCAGCGGCGGATTGCTCCGGCCTATCTGTTCTGCGGCCCTAGGGGCACGGGTAAAACCTCTAGTGCCCGAATTTTGGCCAAATCCCTCAACTGTATTGCCCAAGATCACCCCACCCCAGAACCCTGCGGCACCTGCGAAACTTGCCGATCCATCACCAACGGCTCGGCCTTGGATTTCATTGAAATTGACGCCGCCAGCAACACGGGCGTTGACAACATCCGCGAACTGATTGAACGCGCCCAATTTGCCCCGGTGCAGTGTCGGTACAAGGTTTACGTCATTGATGAATGCCTGACCGGAGACTCCCTGGTTCTCACCGCCGATGGCCCTATGAGAATCGACAACCCCGCCATTGAGGGGAAACAGATCCTCAGCTACAACGAGCAGTCCCAACAGTGGGAATGGAAACGGGCGGTGCGATGGCTAGACCAAGGAATCCGCCCCATCTTGGAAATTCAGACCACCCGTCGTAAGATCAGGTGTACTGCAAACCACTTGATTAGGACAACGGAAGGATGGATTGCCGCCGGAAAACTTCAAGCGGGACACCAAATCTTATCCCCTGCGCCTGCGGGTGCGGCAGCCTCATCTCTGCTGTTGGATCCGACCATCGACCGCGCCGCTTCGTGCGGGGACACCAATTTAAGGGCAACACCTACGGCCAAAAGCCCTACAGCGCTGAGCGTATTGCTGAACAAGCAGAACGTTTGCGTCCCCATTGTCAATGCGGCTGTGGAGAGAAACTCAACATTCCAGCCTTCCTTTTACAAAAAGGGAAAGGGCTCAAGAGTATCCAATCCTATTGGGACAGGCATCCCTACAAAAAGTCTCACGGACTCTGGGAGAAACGAACGGAGCAGATTGTCCAACAATCCCAAAGCCTCTCCACCGAAGTCCTGGGGCTCATCTACGGCACCCTCCTGGGCGACGGATCGATTGTCTACCCTAATTTCCACAGTCGCTTTCCCCGCTTGGTCTGGACGCACGGACAGCGGCAGCAAGGCTGGATGGAATACAAAGCCGCTAGGCTCTCCTGTTTGCAAACCCGGTGCTACATTGCCGCTAATGCAGGATATGGCGCAACCTCCATTTGTGGCCGTACAGCTTGCCACCCCGACTTGGTGGAGGTCTTCCATCGGGTCAGAGGAGTCAGTGGGAACAAAACCGTCACCCAAGACTGGTTATCCTGCATTACCCCAGAAGGTTTGGCCTGGTGGTACCTGGATGATGGATCCCTCAACCTTAGTCCACAAGGTAGCCCCCGGATTCAGTTCCACACCGAAGGCTACTCCCCCGAAGAGAACCACCTCATTGCAGCATGGCTTACCGACCTGGGGTATGCGGCCACATTCCGCTCCTACACAAGGACTCGCAACGCTAAGCAGTACTCCTACATTGCCTTGGGTGCGAAGTCAGCCCGCAAGTTGTTGGCCGACTTGCGACCATTCTCCATCCCAACCATGGACTACAAATTTGGAGACGGTCGTATCTGCCCGCCACGCTGGGGTTGAGGCGGTTTACGACATTGAGGTGGAAGACAACCACAACTTTGTGGCCAATGGGTTGCTGGTGCACAACTGCCACATGCTCAGCACCGCCGCCTTCAATGCCCTGCTAAAAACCCTGGAGGAGCCGCCCAGCAATGTGGTGTTTGTGCTGGCCACCACCGACCCCCAGCGGGTGTTGCCGACGATTATTTCTCGCTGCCAGCGGTTCGACTATCGGCGCATTCCCCTAGAGCCGATGATTGACCACCTGGGCAAAATTGCGGCCCAGGAAAATATCGCCATTAATGATGAAGCGCTACGGCTGGTGGCCCAGGTTTCCCAGGGGGGCTTGCGAGATGCCCAGAGTTTGCTGGATCAGCTCAGTTTGCTAGAGCCGCCCGTGACCGCTGATGCGGTGTGGGATTTGGTAGGAGCAGTGCCAGAGCGGGATTTGCTGGCCCTGGTGCAGGCCATCCTCACCGACGATAGCAGCACCGTGTTAGACCAGGCCCGTAAGCTGATGGATCGAGGCCGGGAACCGCTGATTGTGCTGCAAAACTTGGCCGGGTTCTACCGAGATTTGCTGATTGCCAAAACGGCGGGCAGTCGTCAGGATTTGGTGGCCATCACCCCCCCCACCTGGGCGGAAATGCAAACCCTGGTGCAGCGTCTTGAACCCTCGCTCTTATTGATGGGC contains:
- the rnhA gene encoding ribonuclease HI, whose protein sequence is MAVVEKIYTDGACSGNPGPGGWGTVLYFADGGIHEMGGGTRQTTNNRMEMQAAIAGLTWLRDSGQTAPAAIYTDSEYVLKGITQWIAGWKRRGWVNSAKKPVLNRDLWEQLDQVTTEVNQTLDKPLQWVYVRGHSGNVGNERCDTIARAFAANRPIDLTTL
- the gshA gene encoding glutamate--cysteine ligase encodes the protein MLLSKGFEVEMYTGTPSGEIVGLSDRIVADLNGFVREPDSRNVEYTTPPLCQYEKLLCELVRPRHELRKYLRGLGDYTLIPGSTLALGPTDRFFRSDLSNPYHSYIEQTYGTTVVTASIHINIGISDPETLMRACRLVRVEAPLYLALTASSPFLNGEATGSHSSRWQVFPKTPNHVPLFESHAHHIHWMEKQLAAGTMQNVRHLWSAVRPNGDRRPYNLNRLELRICDLISDPIGLLAVTALLEARLMQLIQNPDLDPLVMSHFPAESRNRDLVQLSDANEMAAAKHSLEAELRHWEDGRSLIAKEWIQQLYDEVWPIAKANGISCFLSPIKKILREGNEAQRWLRQYEAGQSVPSILRGAIQSVQTQEDQLAQDLCEPCAA